The following proteins are co-located in the Myxocyprinus asiaticus isolate MX2 ecotype Aquarium Trade chromosome 18, UBuf_Myxa_2, whole genome shotgun sequence genome:
- the LOC127455921 gene encoding coactosin-like protein has product MATRIDKDACREAYNLVRDDGSDISWASFKYDGSTIVPGGHGSDYGEFKSQCTDDARLFGFVRITTGDAMSKRAKFTLITWIGENVSGLQRAKISTDKTLVKDIVQNFAKEFMISDPRELEEDYLRNELKKAGGANYDAQAE; this is encoded by the exons ATGGCAACGCGAATTGACAAAGATGCTTGCAGAGAAGCATACAATCTGGTCCGAGATGACGGCTCTGATATCAGCTG GGCATCTTTTAAGTATGACGGATCTACCATTGTACCAGGGGGTCACGGGTCCGACTATGGCGAATTCAAGAGTCAATGTACAG ATGATGCCCGTCTCTTCGGGTTTGTGAGGATCACAACAGGTGATGCCATGAGTAAGCGGGCCAAGTTCACCCTCATCACCTGGATTGGTGAGAATGTCAGTGGACTACAAAGGGCCAAGATTAGCACTGACAAGACACTGGTAAAAGACATCGTTCAG AACTTTGCCAAGGAGTTTATGATCAGTGATCCTCGGGAATTGGAGGAAGACTACCTTCGCAATGAGCTGAAGAAGGCTGGTGGGGCCAACTACGATGCCCAGGCCGAATAA